The region GCGCACGAACCGCAGCAATGCACCCAACGCATCCCCCACGACCTCAGTATCCGGGTTCAGCATGAGGATGACCTTGCCTGTTGATGCCTGCACCGCCTGGTTCATGGCCACCGAAAAGCCCCGGTTCTCGGGGTTAGCCAGCACCCGCACCCAGTAGTAATGTTCCTTGAGCATGGTGACCGCGCCGTCGGTGGAGCCATTGTCCACCACGATCACTTCATGCTCAACCGACGGGCGGTTGGCCCGAATGCTCTCCAGGCACCGCCGAAGTTTCTCCCTGCATTCGTAACTCACAATGCAGATCGACAGGTCCATCTATTCCCCGCCCTCCTGCTCCAGTTCAGCATTCCACACCATGATCTGGTCCAGTACTTCCCGCACGGCCCCGTGCCCGCCCGTGCGCTCGGTGACCCAATCCGCCGCAGCCAGCACGGCCGGCATCGCGTCCGCTGGACACGCCGTGATCCCCACCACTTCCATGCCCCCGAGATCGCTCAGGTCATCGCCCATGAAAACAACCTCGTCAGGCCGCAGGCCCTTGCGCTCCAGAAGCGCGTGCACACATTCCCGCTTACCCTCAACACCTGGGCACACGCATTCTATCCCGAGTTTGCGTGCCCTCGCCCGGGTAATCGCGGAATCGTCCCCGGTCACCCACACAATCTGTATACCCGCCCGCTGGGCGAACTGCACAATGTACCCGTCTTTGACGTCAAAACGCTTCATGGCCTGGCCGACCTGGCTGAAATACATCCCGCCGTCGGTCCAGACCCCGTCGACATCCGAGAACAGCGCTTTGATCCTTCTGCCGGGCCTGTCTGGCTTGCGCAATGGTTTCAGTCCTCAATCTGTTCGGCCGGAGACTGGTCTTCAGGTGTCATCCGGAACACGTAGATCAGCGGCACGCCGTCAATACCATCAGTGTATGCCGGCCTCGCGCTCTCCACTAACCTGCGGGCAGGGGGGCTGAACTCGATGGGCTTGTTCTGCGTTACCGCCCAGTCCGCTTCCGACAGCGTGTCTGGCCCCGAAGTAGTCTCCAGATCGGGTCTCAGGGGCATGATCTCGAATAGCCGCACGGTGCTTTCGAACCCCACCGGGTCCACCCAGACACGCTCCCCCTCACCGGCGTGTTCTGCCAGCCATAGGGCGGCTGTGCGGTAGGTGTCGCCCCAGTACGTCGGCTCCATTCCCGCCCGGACCGCACCGGGCAGGCCGCCGATGAAGGCATTATAGTATGACAGGTGGTACGGTGTGAACCGAGCCACCGCCATGAGCGGCCCTACCAGCGCGAGAAAGACCGCCAGTGCCGCCAGCTTCGGCCTCAGGTCATCCACCTGCACCCGGGGCCGCAGCAATTCCACTGCCCTGCCGAGGATCTCCTGAAACCCCACTGCGGCGAACAGCGCCAGATACGGGAAAACGGGCAGAAACAGCCGCACGCCGCCGTATTTGGGCGTTTCGGGCAGACAGTTAGGCAGGATGTTCACCACCAGCGCCCACCCCGCAAGGACCAGGGCCGCCTTCCGTATGTGCATGGGTCCCCGTTCAAGCCGCTTTCGGCCCCAGAGCCTGCTCATGCCCACTACCGCCAGAACCAGCACTGCAGGCGGCGTGGTCACCAGCGTCATCACCAAGGGGTAATGCCACGGCGCGTAGTCCCAGTTGCGCCCCAGGTACATCACTGAGACCGGGTAATGCTGCAGATGGAAACGGAAGTACTCCAAGAATCGCGGCAGCGTATCGTGCCACAGCCACGGCCAGGTGACCCAGAAGCTCAGCGGCCCCAGCAACGCGAAACACGCCGCCAGGGGCCAAAATCCGCGCCTGGCGAACACCAACACCCACGGGAAAACGATGAACGGCACGAAGAAGGCATTCAGCTTCGTGCCCAGTCCAAGCCCCCACAGCACTCCTGCCAGCGCTGCCCAACCCCACGAGCTTCGCCCAGCGCGCCGGCAAGCCGACCAACTAGCCACCACCGCCAGGAAGCTCAGGGACATGACAGGCGCATCCAGCGCCGCCAGGTGGCAGTGGGCGAATACTCGCGGCATAAGCAGCAGCGATCCCGCCGCCACAATTCCCGCCGCGCGCCCCCAGAGCCCCGAGACCCAGCAACAAAGCCCTGCAACACACAGGGCGGCCAGCAGGTTTGTCCCCGTGCGCCAGGTGGCGTTGTACGCAACCAGCCTGCCCAGCGTGGCCCCGCAACTTGCAGTCAGGAGCTTGAAAAACCCCGGGTGCCGGTCCTTTGCCTGCCAGTAACGGTTCACGCCGAACTCCGACGTCGCCAGCCCGGGGCTCGTGGCGAAGAGCCGCAACCACTCCAACGCCTGGATCGACTTTGACTGGTAGATCGGCTCATCATAGGTGATCCCATACATGCTGTCTGTGGCCATGAGAACCACCAGGGACAGCGCGAAGACCACCAGGGGCAGCGCGAGGCGTCGTGCCGGTACGGAGTTTTCAGCGGTCCGAGCCGTCATGCCTGGTTCGCCCGCCCCCCTTCTCCGCAACAATCAGCCCCGCAATCATCCCCAATGCCGTCAGCGTCAAGAAACCGCCAACCCATCCGCTCCCGGGCACGTACACATACCAGATCCCTCGCGCCGGCTCATCCACCGGTGTTGCGCGCAGGGCATGGAACACCCGTCGCACCGGAACTGGTTTGCCGTCCGCGAACGCCCGCCAACCGGGGAAGTAAGTGTCCGCGAGAACCACCGCCTCGCCGGGGACAAAACTACCACGAACCGTGACCACATTCGTCTCGTGCCGGACTTCACTCACTTCACCGCGCCCCTGTTTGCCCGGTCTGAAGCGCTTCGCCGCTACCTCCTGCGCGCTACCCGGGCTCTGCGGCATCTTCGCCAGCGCAAAAGCGCGGTCGAGGGCTTCCGCGTTCCGGTACAGGTATCCGTCGAAATCTGAAACCAGTGCCAGCCCGGCAACACCCTCCAGGGGGAAGGAGGAATGCACGAGCCGCACCCCCAGCAGGTCCATCACGGGCCGGCTCGGGTCAGGCTGCGGAAAGCCGCGCTCATCAGTACAATACTCCGACCACACTCGCCGGTACGCGCCGATTTCCAGGGAGTCCGATCCCTGAATGTCCTGGAGCCCGAATAGCATGGGGGTATTCGGGGGCATGCGCCGTATCGGGTCCTTGCCCAGCGACAGTATGCGACACGGTCCTGGTTCCGCCTGCATGGTCTCCACTGCCCGAGCTTTCACATGGAGGTAGGCCGGGTTCGTGGCCGGAGTAAACTTGTCCACATACAGGTACAGATCGGCCGTCAGGCACAGGATGACGATGGAGACGCCGACCCGGTGGTTGGCCCGCATGACCACCGCACCGGCCGCTCCAAGCACCACAAACAGCGCGAAGCGGCCAATCTGCGCCAACGTGTAGTCGCCAATACCTGGCAGCGCGCGCTCGAACTGCGCCGTCGCCATCCACACCCAGAGCCCAGCGATCAGCCCGATCAGCCCCAGGCCCAACCCGCACGCCGCCACCCGCCGTGCGATCTGGTCCGGCTCTTTCCGCGCCATCTCCAGCAGGGCGTGTGCCCCGTATGCCCCGAGCATAGAGACCCCGATGCAGATCATCACTACGGCCCGGCCAATCCCGGAGAGCGAACTGAACGAGGGCACCAGATAGTACAGAACCGCGTTCAGGTGGGTCCCCGTCGCCAGCAGCGCTCCCGCGACTGCCACCCCAAGCCAGAACAGGGGCTCGCGCCGGTTGTACGTGAACGCCAGCGGCGCGAACAGAAGCGGCAGCACCCCCACGTAGAAGGTGCTTTCGGTGTACGCCCGGTAGACCTTGCCCAGTTCCGCGCCCCAGTGGTTGTAGTCCACCGGATTGCCGAACAGGTCCGGCATGAGCCCCGCGAGAAGCGCCTGCGGAGCCAGCGCGTTCTCCAGTATCTTCAGATACGGAGCGCCTCCGGCCCGGCTGGAGAGGCCCGCGAGTTCCAGGGTGGGCAAGAGCTGAGCGCAAGCCAGCGCCCCGCCGATTCCCACCCCACAGGCGATCCACCACGCTGCTGAAACCGCCCTCGAGCGGCCTTCCGCGCGCCATACAACCACAGACCGGAAGACCGCGTAGGCCGCGAAGATCAGGAGGATGTACAGGGAGATGTGGAGATTGCCCGCAAGAAATTGCAGCCCGGTGCAGAACGCGCAGATTGCAGCTCCCAGACCTCTGCGACCGCGCGCCATCATCTCCACGCCCAGCAGCATGCCCGGCAACCAGCCCGGAACCGACCGGAAGCTGGGGAAGCAGAGCCAGCCGATCACGAACCCGTTGAACATGAATGCGATTGCGCCGAGCAAGCACGCAGCTCGGCGCAATTCCAGCGCCCGCAGGAAGGCGTACATCAGCGCACCGGAAATCAGGAAG is a window of Armatimonadota bacterium DNA encoding:
- a CDS encoding HAD family hydrolase codes for the protein MRKPDRPGRRIKALFSDVDGVWTDGGMYFSQVGQAMKRFDVKDGYIVQFAQRAGIQIVWVTGDDSAITRARARKLGIECVCPGVEGKRECVHALLERKGLRPDEVVFMGDDLSDLGGMEVVGITACPADAMPAVLAAADWVTERTGGHGAVREVLDQIMVWNAELEQEGGE
- a CDS encoding glycosyltransferase family 39 protein, producing the protein MTARTAENSVPARRLALPLVVFALSLVVLMATDSMYGITYDEPIYQSKSIQALEWLRLFATSPGLATSEFGVNRYWQAKDRHPGFFKLLTASCGATLGRLVAYNATWRTGTNLLAALCVAGLCCWVSGLWGRAAGIVAAGSLLLMPRVFAHCHLAALDAPVMSLSFLAVVASWSACRRAGRSSWGWAALAGVLWGLGLGTKLNAFFVPFIVFPWVLVFARRGFWPLAACFALLGPLSFWVTWPWLWHDTLPRFLEYFRFHLQHYPVSVMYLGRNWDYAPWHYPLVMTLVTTPPAVLVLAVVGMSRLWGRKRLERGPMHIRKAALVLAGWALVVNILPNCLPETPKYGGVRLFLPVFPYLALFAAVGFQEILGRAVELLRPRVQVDDLRPKLAALAVFLALVGPLMAVARFTPYHLSYYNAFIGGLPGAVRAGMEPTYWGDTYRTAALWLAEHAGEGERVWVDPVGFESTVRLFEIMPLRPDLETTSGPDTLSEADWAVTQNKPIEFSPPARRLVESARPAYTDGIDGVPLIYVFRMTPEDQSPAEQIED